The following nucleotide sequence is from Catonella massiliensis.
ATTGCGGTAAAGGGCAATCAGATAGCCTACCTTATGCCTGGCGAGTGGATAGGGACAGACTCAAATAAAGAGTCAAAGTTTGGCCACAATCCACTTAGCTATGATGAATACAAGAGGCTCCTAAATGAGAGGGATTCAAGTGGCAAGAACTATGTTCTTGTAGATACCAAGGCAAGAGCATACAAGACAGGTAAGACATTTGAAGACTATGGTGTAACAAAGTCAGACCTTGACGCTAATTACATCAAGATATTTGTACAGCCTATCACAGGCATATCAAGTGACGGCCTTGTATACTTCTATGTGAATCTTCCACAGGATAAGGCAGCCAGGTACTTTAGTGACTTCTATGCGGCAGACAAAAACAGGGCAGAGGAGCTTAAGAAGCATACAGACTTCTATACAGGCACTATAAAGAGTGCCGCCGAAGCGAATATCAAGACAGTGGGTAACTACACCTTGTATGACAATGACCTCGTAGTCTTGCCGGGTAAAACAAGTACAATAGATGGCACAGGCAAATTTATCAAGACCTTCAGGGCTCTGTGCACCAACCTTACTACAAAGGTAAAGGCAGGACAAAAGGAAAATGAAGTATTTAAGAACATAATCAATGAAGCTGTGCTTAGAGGCTACTTGGCAGGAGTTGTAAAAAAAGAAGTATCGGTAAACGGCGTGAAGGCAGTGATTACGTCAGGTAATTATGATTACAACTCTTCCTCAGGTGATGTAAGGCTCATAGTGGCAAATGGTGATGTAACCGTAAAACGAAATTTTACAGGAACCATCATAGCAAACGGCAAGGTCAAAGTAAATTCTGCGGGAGAAATAAAGTCAGATGACAGCGGTATAATTAAAAACCTTATTAGTGAACCGCTTACCGCAGGCGGAAGTGATTATTTTTACAAGGTATTTAAGGACGGAGAAGCGTTTGCAGCTTCAGGAAGCACTGTGAGCGGCAATGACCTTTTTGCTGACGGAAGTGTTGATTTAAGTAAGCTTGTGTCCTACAGTAATTGGAAGAAAAAATAGTTAAGGAGGAGACGATATTGAATAACAAGGGATATTCTTTACTGGAAGCTATAGTGATTATTGCCATACTTGGAGTTCTTACAGGATTTATGGCTACTTCGTCAGGCTTGTTTGATGGCAGAAGAGTAAAGGCCTGTGCAGACAGCGTGTCCTCCTTATTAGACAAGGTGAGGCTTGCAAACCTTGGCAAAGACGAGGTTACACTCACCATATACAAGGATACTGACCAGGCGATAAAGGCAAAGATAGTGACCAAGATAGTGTCAAGAAATGACTCGATTACTGAGAAGATTACTGAGAAGACATTTATTGAAGATGTAAGTGATGACAATGTAGAAATGTCTTATTCTACCGATATCTCAGGAAGTGCTGAGAACCCTGCGGGGGCTGCTGGCATGGTTTTTAATTTTAACAGAAACACAGGTGCCATCAAGGATACCAGCCCTAACGGTATCCAGTGCATAATACTTAGAAAAGGAAATGCAGAGAAAAAAATCAAGATATATGCTGCAACCGGAAAAATCATTGTTGAATAAAGAAAGCCTGATACTAAATGAATCAGGGCTTGCATTTAGGAAGGAGATGTAGATATGAGAAAGCGCATAAGTAACAAAGGATTTTCTCTGATAGAGGTTATCATTGCTCTTGCCATCATCATGGTGGTGAGCGGCTCTATCATATCTTTTCTCTTAGCTGGCAGCAGGTCTTATTCATCTGTTATAACTACTACTGACTTGCAAAAGGAAGCACAGCTTGTGATGAATCAGATATCTGATATAGTGATATCGGCAGAAAAGGAAGTGAGATACACAGACAGTACCCTTGAAGTAATCAATGAAAATGAAAAATATGAGATAAGCTATGTGCCTGCTGAGAAAAAAATCTATTATAAGAAAAGCGTAATTGATACGATGAGCAGGAGCTTTGAGCTAAAGGAAAATGTCCTTATGGCTGAAAATGTAACTGCATTTAGTGCGGATGTCATAAAAGCCGAGGGCAAGAATAAGATAAGGGTAAAGATGAAGCTGAAAAATAACTCCCAGTCCTACGTAAAGGAAGAGACAATAACTCCAAGAAATGAAAATGTAGTTAAATAGGACGGGGATTTGTCCGACATATATAGTAAAGGTATTGTTTTAAGAAAGGAGCTTTATGAAGAAAAGGACTAAAGCTTTAATAGGTATATTAACGGCTACATCTTTAACGGTTGCAGCCGTTTCTATGATGTTTATACATAATCATGAAGCAGACGCAAAAAATGCGTCTTTTAATGGTATTGAGAATCTTATAAAAAGCTCTACAGAGGAGAATCCTTTTACTGTAGTGGAGCTTGTTCCGGATGAGAGGATGGCGAAGTTTGGTTATTTTGTAGAAGGAAGCGAGCCTGAAAACTGGCGTGACAATCTCTCCAAGCTTCGTACTAAAAGAGAAAGAATTAACTATATGAATGGCCTTAAGAATAGGCTCAGCCTCATATCTTCAGGCGATGGAACCAAGCCGCTTACATATACTGAATATAAGGAGGCTTATTCTCTTGATGAGGTACCTGCGGCTGATGAAGCTAAGTATTCCACATTTGACCTGGCTACACCTATTGAGATTAAAAAAGGTACAGTGATTCCCTACAAGATGGTAGACGCCGCAGGCGGAAGCTTTAAGTTAGAGGCAACTTTCAAGGAGCATGCAGGCGGAGACTATGATGAGAATGTAGTAAGCTATGAATATACTCAGAACATAGACGGTAAATATGCCGTAAAATTTAAGAAGGCAGACCTGAGTAATCCTGACGGAAGCATAGTATACAGAGCCTCTGAGATAAGAGAGTTTCACAATGCTGATGAGGTAAAGGTTCTGGGATTTACAAGGTATATATACAGAAAGGCTAAAGGTGCTACAGGCTCTAATGTAGTGTACGAGTATGCCCTATCGAATAAGGATGCAGATGGTTATAGTTTTGATTTTACTAACTATGACTATGTTTTGCTGTCCTTTGAAGGGGTGGATGTATCCACTCTTACAGCGGCTGAGAGGACAAGTGGAGTATATTACTTGGTGGAAAGCGCAGAATATCTGGGAAGTGAAGCTGAGTATGACGGTGTGTTAAACAGTGTAGAGCGCTACAAAAAGGTTGCCTCAGGCAGGGGACATTTTGCAGTTGCATCCGAAGCTTCGTATGTATTTGTAGGAAAAGGTAAAGGAAGTAAGAAGCTTGTAGAAGTGGCAGGCGGCAAGCTTGACCATGATTTAGTTATAGACAAGGTATTCTACACGGGAGGCTTTAAGAATAACAACTGGTTTGAAAACGGCGTGTTCTTAAAGAACTTCAGTGATAATGATAACAAGTACCTTCCTGCCACCGACCCTGACTACGATGACGCAAAGATGAAGATAAAGGTGGTTACTTTGACGCCTGCTGGCATTAAAGCTGCTCTTGCTGCCAATCCTAATTATCTGTCAAATGTTGGGCTTTTCTATATATCTGGTTCAAGTTCGCTTGTAAAGGGAAGCGGGCTTAAAACGTATACAAGTGTAAATGATATAAGTCCAGATGTATTAAATGCAGTTAAAAATGGAGTAAATATAGACAATCTTGCTGCGCTTATAGAGAATAATGGATATTCGTATGATAATGCTGCTAACTTAAGTAAATTGGTAAGAGAACTTGCAATTAATAGAGCAGGTGTTGATGGAAATCATGATAATCATTTTGTAAATAAGAGTGTATATACCATAAACTTTGACTTCCCTGGTGAAGCACCATTTATTTTTAAGGGTTTTTCATCTGACTTAATCAATGAGAAGACATCTGATTCAGCTTTTGTAAATAAAGCTAAGGGTGAAGGTTTTGGTGAAGTTGCTGAGAGCATAGTTGAAGAAAATAACATCTTAGACAAGGAAATAGAGGGTACTACAGACAATACTAAAAAGTTTAAACTCGAAATCTCAAAGGCAAGGGCTCTTGAGTACATCATCAGCTACAAGATGAGAAGAAAGAGAACTACAGATGATGTAGTTAAGATCCTTGACATCGAGCCAGCGAAGGTGGTTGGGGAGAAGGATATAGATAGTGAGAGGATGAAGAAAAAGGTCAATAATTGGTTTGAAAGCAATAAGAAGACCGTTACTCAAACATCTATTACCATTACTCAAACATCTATTACCATGCCTACTACCGAGTTCATTGGAAGGAATGAAGAGCTGTTTGACTATGATCTTATTTATATAGGGCTTAATACGAGTAATTTTAATACCGTGGACGGAAAGATAAAAGTAACTAAAATAGTTCCCTCCAAGGTTGTGCCTCCTGAAAGGGTAGAAGGTGAATGGATAACTATTCAAAAGCCGGATATACCTGTACATGATAGTACTGTACCTGAAAAGGATGAAAAGATACCTGGAACTAATGAAAAGTACAAAATCCCAGGTTATACAATCCCGGGTTATATTATACCTAAAACCACGAGTAAAAAGCGTGAGAACAATAGGTATTATTATTGGAGACCTGAGTATACTAAACCAGGCTACAGTATACCAGGTTATCATGTACCGGTAAGTCCATTTTTGAAAGATGTAAAAGATTATACTGTGTATAATGAACCAAATATGAATGGCTTAATCTACAGTAATGTAGGTGATATTTTTCAGGATAAAGATGCGGGTGAATTGTATATG
It contains:
- a CDS encoding pilus assembly FimT family protein gives rise to the protein MNNKGYSLLEAIVIIAILGVLTGFMATSSGLFDGRRVKACADSVSSLLDKVRLANLGKDEVTLTIYKDTDQAIKAKIVTKIVSRNDSITEKITEKTFIEDVSDDNVEMSYSTDISGSAENPAGAAGMVFNFNRNTGAIKDTSPNGIQCIILRKGNAEKKIKIYAATGKIIVE
- a CDS encoding PilW family protein, with translation MRKRISNKGFSLIEVIIALAIIMVVSGSIISFLLAGSRSYSSVITTTDLQKEAQLVMNQISDIVISAEKEVRYTDSTLEVINENEKYEISYVPAEKKIYYKKSVIDTMSRSFELKENVLMAENVTAFSADVIKAEGKNKIRVKMKLKNNSQSYVKEETITPRNENVVK